Proteins from one SAR202 cluster bacterium genomic window:
- a CDS encoding NAD(P)H-dependent oxidoreductase, with amino-acid sequence MQNNTIKVLGISGSLRRNSYNKALLRAAQHLAPNGMGIDIYDNLGSIPPYNEDVQNDSFPDVVNEFKDRIRAADGILIVTPEYNYGIPGVLKNAIDWASRPYGDSAWEGKTLAIMGASTGQGGSVRAQIQLRHAAVFLNMFPLNRPEVLVANAKDKFDDNLNLTDAAARQFIRQELEAFVQWIERLRLGQNEVERVMERPRAV; translated from the coding sequence ATGCAAAACAACACCATAAAAGTCCTCGGCATCTCCGGCAGCCTCCGGCGCAACTCCTACAACAAGGCCCTCCTGCGAGCCGCCCAGCACCTCGCCCCCAACGGCATGGGCATAGACATCTACGATAACCTTGGCTCCATCCCGCCCTACAACGAGGACGTGCAAAACGACTCCTTCCCCGACGTTGTCAACGAGTTTAAAGACCGTATCCGCGCCGCCGATGGCATCCTCATCGTCACCCCTGAATACAACTACGGCATCCCTGGCGTCCTCAAAAACGCCATTGACTGGGCCAGCCGCCCCTACGGCGACTCTGCCTGGGAAGGTAAAACCCTGGCCATCATGGGCGCGTCCACGGGCCAGGGCGGCTCTGTCCGCGCCCAGATTCAGCTTCGGCACGCCGCCGTGTTTCTCAACATGTTCCCCCTCAACCGGCCCGAGGTTCTGGTCGCCAACGCCAAGGATAAGTTTGACGACAACCTCAACCTCACCGACGCCGCCGCACGCCAGTTTATCCGCCAGGAGCTCGAAGCCTTCGTCCAGTGGATCGAGCGCTTGCGCCTGGGCCAGAATGAGGTCGAACGCGTCATGGAGCGGCCTCGCGCTGTTTAA
- a CDS encoding dihydrodipicolinate synthase family protein, with product MGEKRREGETLAPRPVRQAKPTFLSLPSRSPTIPKLHKGAPPMKDTFAGMHWMLATPFNDDESLDLPSVKKLVDKAAESGCVGVVALGEMGEWRRLSDYERNQVLDAVMAAAGKRLLVTVGTTATGTLVGVQRAKEAAKAGAAAVMVSPPPFAKPNPAAVQAFYQRVAGAITIPLVVQDFPQTSGVHMSPQFIADLAKAIPGFKYLKLEDPPTPPKISRIKELTGDRLGIFGGLGGVFLLDELRRGGIGAMTGFAYPEALVEIIRLSFAGDDKKAAELFNKYLPLILYEGQDGIGLSIRKEAIKGRGLMASARARHPAPAIDDASRRELTHLIQSLRPDLIKPAAATKP from the coding sequence ATGGGGGAGAAAAGAAGAGAGGGTGAAACATTGGCTCCACGCCCCGTCCGTCAGGCTAAACCTACCTTCCTCAGCCTTCCCTCTCGTTCTCCCACCATCCCAAAACTCCATAAAGGAGCCCCACCCATGAAAGACACCTTCGCCGGCATGCACTGGATGCTCGCCACCCCCTTCAACGACGACGAGTCCCTTGACCTCCCCTCCGTCAAAAAACTCGTGGACAAGGCCGCCGAAAGCGGCTGCGTCGGCGTCGTCGCCCTCGGCGAGATGGGCGAATGGCGCCGCCTCTCGGACTATGAACGAAACCAGGTCCTTGACGCCGTCATGGCCGCCGCGGGCAAACGGCTCCTCGTCACCGTCGGCACTACTGCCACCGGCACCCTCGTCGGCGTCCAGCGCGCCAAAGAAGCGGCAAAAGCCGGCGCCGCTGCTGTCATGGTCTCGCCGCCGCCCTTCGCCAAGCCCAACCCCGCCGCCGTCCAGGCCTTCTACCAGCGCGTCGCCGGCGCCATCACCATCCCCCTCGTCGTCCAGGACTTCCCCCAGACCTCCGGAGTCCACATGTCCCCCCAGTTCATCGCCGACCTCGCCAAAGCCATCCCAGGCTTCAAATATCTCAAGCTCGAAGACCCTCCCACACCTCCCAAAATCAGCCGCATCAAGGAGCTCACCGGCGACCGCCTTGGCATCTTCGGCGGCCTCGGTGGTGTCTTTTTGCTCGACGAGCTCCGGCGAGGCGGCATCGGCGCCATGACCGGCTTCGCCTACCCCGAGGCCCTCGTCGAAATCATCCGCCTCTCCTTCGCCGGCGATGACAAAAAGGCTGCTGAACTCTTCAACAAATATCTGCCCCTCATCCTCTACGAAGGCCAGGACGGCATCGGCCTCAGCATCCGCAAGGAAGCCATTAAAGGTCGAGGCCTCATGGCCTCCGCCCGCGCCCGGCACCCCGCCCCCGCCATCGACGACGCCTCCCGCCGTGAGCTAACCCACCTCATCCAGTCCCTCCGCCCGGACCTCATCAAACCCGCCGCCGCCACAAAACCCTGA